The sequence CATGAGAAAGAGTATTTCacaatttatgatatttaattaaataaaatgtaaaacgttGCTTTATTCTTTATCTTCTAACCTTTCTACGAAAAGACAAAGATTATTAAGATTatctagattttagaaatagTATTTATAAAGTAGCAAGAACACATTAAAATTACTCtaggaaatattaaatattttattttaaaaatgttttaacaaTATCCATATTTTAACAATGCATCCTAGAATCGTCCGCTTCTTTTTCGTCCAGTGTACTTGGAATCATCCCTGACTTCTTTTCCTTGCCGCCgtcgtctttctttcttctctacAATCCAGTCTCTGCTTTTCTTTAACGGTTTACCCCtagctttttttatatattctctaTAACGGACAGACAAatgttagaaaattattacacaAGCTAAAGTGTAGATGTAACAATTCGAGTTGCACGTCATGAGATAAATCACAAGGTATCGCAAAAACTTGAGATTTTTGTACCTTCTTGAATTAAGAACAGTTTGTCTTTCCTCGTTTTCTGTACCCAGTGCCTTTGGAAGTGGAGCAGCGCCTCCGGTCATCAGTACCAAGAACATTTTCTTCGCTTTTGTACTGTTCGGAAAATCTATGACTACACCGCCGAAGAAACCAGCTTTCATGGCCTGCGTGGTAATCAAATCGATCTGTTCACTGTTCTCCGGATAAAATTGTAACACCGCTCTCGCGCTCCTCGATAAGCATGCGAACAATGTCGAGAAGAATTGGTATAAACGTTTTGTAGGATTATGCGATTTTTGGTTGGCGTAACACAACCATTGCAGCGCGGAGATGCTAACAGCGCCGTCAAATACACCAGCCCTGAATGGCATCCCTTGACCCATATCCCCCAGGATTAAGTTACCACTTGTTTCTCTTTCAGCAGCTACATCTGGAAAGTAAATACTCAATCGTGACTtta comes from Ooceraea biroi isolate clonal line C1 chromosome 8, Obir_v5.4, whole genome shotgun sequence and encodes:
- the LOC105275668 gene encoding probable 18S rRNA (guanine-N(7))-methyltransferase, which encodes MSKRPEHLAPPEVYYDEREAKKYTQSSRMMDIQEEMCRRAIELLLLPEDQSCLLLDIGCGSGLSGGVLEEEGHMWIGVDISPAMLNVAAERETSGNLILGDMGQGMPFRAGVFDGAVSISALQWLCYANQKSHNPTKRLYQFFSTLFACLSRSARAVLQFYPENSEQIDLITTQAMKAGFFGGVVIDFPNSTKAKKMFLVLMTGGAAPLPKALGTENEERQTVLNSRREYIKKARGKPLKKSRDWIVEKKERRRRQGKEVRDDSKYTGRKRSGRF